TTTGGCTATTAAATGTGCACTACCTGGCCAATATAATGTTGGAACAAGTGTATTTAGTGTATTGGCTGCAGTATGCAGACTGACAGGTGCCTCTCAGGTGCCCAGCAAAGCCCTGTGAAAAGAAGGCTTGCACATTATAGTTGCTGCTTTCAGATCTCGCAAGTGAATGCCACGTCAGTTTCTTACCATGAATATGGTTATGCACATCTAATACATAAAACAGGTCATGGTTTGCGAACAGTTTATAATGCCTACTTCAGCCCCTATTTTGCCTAAAATTAGGTTTTAAGTGCCTGTATTTGGCACACATCTAAAACACACATCTTAAGTGCCTAAAGATCTGGTCAACTAATACGGTTGCATTATCAAGTTCACCAGTTTAGTGGGGACTGTTcaacatatatacagggtgtttcagcgaacactttcaaaaattcttaaaggttgcctgtggcagatagcacaattctagttcatgagctggtctactcaaagaggcggacgttacttgcccaagaaattgaaatgcataatcaactaattaacataaattcactaattaagtttttaactaattacctgatattgcaattttcaaattgtagcagtggagttcacaaggcggatccacttggaatgaattctcgggataacaccagtttcgagatattaattctcaaaCTTCGCGGagacatgcattggcgttccaggtaaggggtgggggggggggttcttaacaaaacgtcgctttttgcattcaagcacaaaattaactgaaacgccaatgcatttttccgcaaagttagggaattattatctcgaaactggtgtcatcctgagaatcaATTCTAAgggaatccgccttgcgaactccacggctacactttgtaaattgcaatatgggccaccaggtaattagttaaaaaattaattagtaaatttatgttaaatagtcgattatgcatttcaattttttgtgcaactaatgtccgcctcttcgagtagaccagctcattaactacaattgggctatctgccacaggcaatctcaaataattttgaaagtgttcgctgaaacaccctgtatatatatatatatatatatatatatatatatacatctctCTTGATGCAGGCCAGACCCCAGCTGAAatgtcagtaaagtcctgttaaatttttcctacgtgcttctattctttgatatatatatatatatatatatatatatatatatatatatatatttaccacTTCCATGACCATAGTTAGGTTGCTTCTGTTCTAACAGCTACACACAGAAAAGAAAGCAAGTAGTGAAAAAAATACTTTTGCTCTTTTTCCCACATTCATTATACCATTAGTTGATATTGTCATGGCCATACCAGAAAACTACACTGCACAGAAAGATACAAACAATAAAGGAGATCAAATGGGTGACTACACAACATGGCTTCAAAAATGCTTAGTGTATTTATAGCAGTAATTTTGAGAGCACAGTTATACTGGTAGGTCAGTGGAAGATATCAAATTTTGGTTGGCCAGTTATCACTACTGGTACACATAACTTTTGCTGTACATGCTTCCTTGTTGCAATTGAGCGCATTTGAGCTTTTCAAGTCTTAGGTGAAGTTTTGTGCGTTATACAATTCTACGACATAAGTTGATTATTTACAGCCCAAGGCATTAGCttcagaaagcaaaaaaaaatttatttgcaTTGCGACTTTTACTAGCCTGTGATTTCGCACGTTTATGTGTGCCTGTGTCGGCCTTATGCCTTATACAGCTTATAACAATCGTGCGCCCAAGTTCATTTTCCAACCTGCTGGAGCAGCATTGGCAGTATGTAACTCCTTAAAGGCATCAGGCCAAACAGTGAATTCTGCTCTTCTGCTGACATGGTCAGTGGCGTGCATAGGTCAGCATATATGCTCATTCATGAGTACAATCACTCATATTCATTTCAAAGGGTAAGAGATGAAGGGCATGAGTGGATGTGAGTATGAACATATGTGCTAGTGATTGTGAGTGGATGTGGGAAAATTAGAGTGTGTACATCAATGAGTACATGTTACTGTGAGTAGACATGAATACAGATGCGAGTGAATATCTGTGAGTGTGAATGGGTGTGCTAGTATGAAAGCAGGTGAGTGCCGTTGAGAGTGACCATGGCTGTGAGTGTGAATGTGAgcaagtgccagtgagtgtgactgggCATGAGTGTGAACACAATTGAGTAACCATGCATTGTGGAAGTGAGTATAAATGCAAGTGAATGCTGATTAGTTCTGTGAGTGCATATACTGAAAAAATATTGGTGGGTGATCTAGTGCACACCTATTCTGCTGACCTATGATGGCCTGTCACGAATGGATCGAGTATGGTCCTCACTTCTCAGGCTGAATAAATCAGCCAACTAGTTCAAAGCACACTTGAAAAAACATGGTCACACAAACATGAAGGCTGAGGACAAACACAGGCGCTGTGCCTGTGTATGGTCCTCATACACGTACTGCACCATACACATAAACAGTATGATAAGGACATACATAGTGCCTGTGTATGTCCTTATCATTCATGTTTGTGTGAATGTGTTTTGTCATGTGCACTGCTTATCCAATTAACATGGATGACCGTCTAGTCCATCAGTACCTGTTAAGCTACTTCCCAGCTTGTTACCATCAATCACATCTCTGGCTTTAGATTTCTAGAGGCAATAGACATTGTACATGAAGTTTGGCCACATGTAGCATCACTCAGCATTACCCAAGGTGACCGTTTCTCTAAAAGAGGACCGATAAACCTGTTCTTGGTGCATAATTATAGTGGCAATGGCTGCTGTGCCAATGAAATCTAAATTTATTAAATTTATTGTCAGTAAACTGATTCTACGTTGCCAAACACTAATTTGAAGCAACTCTACTGCATGCCACGACTCTTTATAGTGGTCAAAAGTGCATATAATGGCCGTAAGTATATATGTAGGAACGCAGTGACATATATAATTTTATTTACTGTAATTTACCCTTTGTTTTTAAAGTAGGTACGTTTAAGGAAGTACGTAGGCATGGACAAACTGATCCTGTGTAGTAAGGGTTGACGCCGTCACTTAGCATTAACGTGAAAAGGCTATCCTTCgttactttattattattattatttttttctagcCGATAGTTCAGTACCGTTACCAGCATGTGTGCAACGGAGGATCAAGTTTTTGCGGAAGTACTAGCAGGTACTAGCACGATTTACACGCGGAATGCTTAACATCAAGCATTAAGATAGAACCTAGCAGCTTGTTAAGATACAGAGCGTCCCGTTTAAAATGATGACTTCGGTCCTTTGGGGTGAATGGCGCATCGTTCACAATCCTCTGATGCAACAGGGGAAACACCGCAACATCGATCGACACGTGGACTACGTGGACGAATCGGTTATCATATGCTGTGGCGTAGTTCGATGCACTGCCGCTGCGGGGTGCTCGTTTAGTGTTTACCATCTTGGTGGGTCAGCGATGTGAGGTGTGCGAGTTAACATGTTGCGTTTGCTGGAATATTGTGGCCGTTGGTTGGCACAGACGTGAATACGGCAGTATACAGTTCTGCCGAGTTGGCGGTGGAGAACCTGGGATTACATGACTGCTGCcctggcgaactgaatctggtgCGTATAGAACGGAAGAGTGAAACGGCAGCATGTCTTGTTTCTATTTGGACGCGTGACAGCGGTTTCACTCTGCAATCTCAGGCGCGTTGCGTTAAGAAGTACTGAGAGACTGCACTTTCTGTCCAAAATAGCAGCCGATATTGCGTAGATCACTGGTGACATATTGGTGAGCGCGGATACAGAACTACTGGCTACAAAATGTGTATCGcatgggtgcgtgcgtgcgtgccctGTGTGATACGGCGATTAGTGCCTTGAGggcttgctttcttcttttttcgaaaTGACTGAACTTCTAAGAAATATCCGCGGTCTGTAGAGCTCACGTGGGGACTTCGAGCGACTCACGATGGTACACAGGAAGTAAACATCTTGTCAATGCTCTAATCGCAGGTTTCAGGATGAGGCCATCTAGAGCCCAAGTGGAAGCAGCCGTTGGCATAATCATGCGTGTGCCGGGCTTGTTTATTATTGACTACTGGTGGCAGCATGACAGAAATAAGTCGGTGCCGCAGTCCATGTCGCTTCCTGGAGTCCTGAACGCAGTGCTGACCAACCTAGGTAATTACTTGGACTTGGTTTCTTGAGAGCGACGCTAACTTACGCAAGCATTTTTAAATTTCTTTCAGTTCTTGTCCACGGCTTCCTTTTGCTGTTGCTGCCCATTCCACGGGTGCGCTCTCTCTACACCAACTTTGTGAGCGCGCTGCTGCTGCTCAGCTCTCATCTCCTGTCAAAGTACTACATACAGATGGAGACAAGTCTGTCGCGGCATTTGGATGTTGATGAAAGCTTTGCCCGAAGGCAGGTGACTGCCTTTCTGGCCCATATTGTGCTGGCCTGCATGGTGTTCGCGCTGTTAGAAAGCCGTTCACGGCCCATGCTTCCCATCTTGTCCTGTTATACCCTTCCTGTGCTGGCTCGTGTCCTGGACTTTCCCCCAGAGTCGCTTGAAGTCCTCCATAATTTTGGCAATGCACTGATGTGTGTCAGTGTTGCGTGTTATCTATATAGTCAGGTGCCATCATTGATCAGCTTCTTGAAAGACACTTACCTGGACACACTGCTGCTGACTATGCGCTTTGGCTGGATTGGTCTGATGACACTGTTTTGGAACAAGCTATTTGTGCCAACCCATTTTCTTGTGTTTTGGCTGATTGAGTTCTGTGTAAAGTTGGCAGAAAGTTACCCTACTTGGGAGAGCCCATGGTATCTGCTAGCTCTAAGCTCAGCTAGCAATGTCTGCTCCAGTCCTGTGACTTTGGTTGCCTCTTCAGTAACAGTATCCTATTTGGCTTACCTCACATTGTCGGGAACCAAGGCATTTCTGCATGGGAGCTTTACTTTTCTGAATGACAATCCAATGCACAGCGGCTGGACAGAGGGCATCACCATGCTCTTGCTGGCGCTGCAGACTGGCCTTACTGAAATCAAGATGCCCAGCCGAGTGGCAGTACTGCTCATCATTTTGTTCATTGTCATGTCATCTATGCTTCAGTCAGTGCTGGAGATTACCGAGCCAGTGGTGTTGGCTCTGAGTGCATCACAGAGTCGACAGGTTGGACGACATGTTCGGACCTTGGGCATGTGCACCTTTCTTGTTGCTTTCCCATTGCATATCACTTGGCGACTGTCTACTCTCTTCCCAATTGATTTTTGGATGATGATTGTGCTCTCCTCTTGCATCCTCACCTCTGTACAGGTAGTGGGTCTACTAGTCATCTATGGTTTGTTTGTGTATGATGCATGGCGCACGGAACCTTGGGAGGCTTTGGATGATGTCATTTATGTGGCTCGAGCAGTAACAAAAATTCTGGAGTTTTTGGTAGCTCTATTCGTTGTAGGAATGGGTTTCTGGGAATCCACAACAGGCAAGTGGAATTGGGCTAATGCATCCATCCTGCTCGTCCACTGCTACTTCAACGTGTGGCAACGCATGCAGGCTGGCTGGAAGAGCTTCCTTTTGCGCCGTGAGGCTGTGCGAAAGACTGAGTCTCTTCCTGAGGCAACGCCAGAGCAGCTCTTGTTGCACAACGATGTCTGCTCCATCTGCTACTCCGAGATGCGATCAGCTTGCATCACGAAGTGCCAGCATTTTTTCCATCGAACATGTCTTCGCAAGTGGCTGTACATACAAGACAAGTGCCCCCTGTGCCATGCTCACGTCTCTTTGGAAAACGGAGAGCTTGGGCTAGCGAGTGATCCTGAACCACCTGCAGCACCAGATGAGACCAATCGTGCAGATGCCTCCTGAAGGAACTATGCTGACTATTCCACTTGTGCCGTGCGCAGATCAACGTTCCATTTTGTTCCCACTTGTGCCCCTTGTTTTATACAAGTGGTGCTGCTGGGAGCTGCTTCTTGGGGACCCCTTGTAACAGTGAGAAAATGTGATGCCCCTTTATGGCCATAGTGCCCTCCACAGCTCACACCACTTCCGGGAACACAACTCTTCCATTGTTACTTTAATTCTTGTAAATACTGTTTACTTGCTCTTTGATGTGTACAGCGATAGTGTTCTGAATGAATAAAAAGATGTAATGTAACTGCTGCTATTTGGGCCGTCATTCTGATGCAATTTTTTCTTGTAGTGGGTATATTATTTGCACTTCAAGTCACTATGCTGGAGTGCTTAATCCCTCAAAGTATTTACGATAAGCTCACCTCATTATTAGTAATGACCCCGTTTGTGGTTTGTGATGAGCCTGCTATGTCAGGTACATTTTTTGGTGCCATTTGTGTTTTATGATGCGAGGCAGCAGAATGGAGCTGTAGTTCTATACTTGTGTCATTAATGACATTAGGTGTACAGGCAAGCACCATAAACACAATACACAGTCTAACCTCGAACTAACATGGATGGATATAAGTTTCAAATTGTATATAGCAAAGTAATTATAAAATATGATTGACCATGCTTTATTTTGATTAGTATTCTACTATAACGAAACTCAACATGTTGGATCCAATGCAGTATTGCTTATACTATAGCAAAGCAAATTTTTTGGACATGGCTCAAAATGGATATTCTGGTATCAGAAATGTCAATGCTTGACAAGAACAACTTGAAACGGCACATTCTGGATGCATGTTTTGCCAGCAGCTTGGCTTGGCTGGCTCACAGCCGTCAAGACAGCGTGCTGATCCTGTCACCCCAATCATGCAGTTGCTTATTAATAATGGTGCAAAGAGCGTGTTTGTAATGAAGTGTTCACGTGTTACATATTAGCATGGCAAGCCTCCAAAGCCAAAAAAAAGCTCACAAAACACCCTTTGCTGTCCTGTCAGAGGCATCACACGTTTCTTATACATAGATCCgatcacaatttctttttctcgccAACATGAGCGCACACGCTTATATTGACTACGACGAAGGTATTTTCTTGCTGGATGAGACTTTGTTATAGTGAGGTTCAACTATTCTCTTTATGTCACGGATGGATTTAGGCGTACTAGTGAGCAGTAAAATCGCACTGTGATAGCCAGAACCATTGTACAGGAGCAGCGAAATGTCAGGATGATGGTGTGATTAGGAGcatggaacagaaaattctgacAATAATGTAGGTTGCAATTCTAATAGAAGCTGTAATGTGGAAGCAGCTTCCAGAAGCCACGCGTAATGCGTTGTGTAGAGAGGTTCCCACGAGTGCTCCAGAGGCTTCCCTTGAAAGGATCATGCGAGATTTCATTCAGTGCCAGCTCTCTTTCAGATGCACTGGAGCTATGGGAGGCTTGTTAACTATTTTCACTGAAGCAAACTGTTACACTCCCTTTCGAGTTGGGCTCTTGTACACTAATGAAACATTCCTGCTTGAAAGAACAGCTTCGTTTGATGTGATGAAACATGGGTGTTTGAAAGCATAACTAAGCCCTATCAGTAACAGAAGTATGAATAAAAGGTCAGTCAACACTTTGAGGCACATCAGAGAGTTACTTTTTGTCATACATCCCTGCAAAGGACAAAAGACTAGACCTAACATGACATGTGTGTTCTAGCTGCCTCAGCAGAGATCGAAAAGGGAGGAACATTTCAAAAAAGATGGTCTGGTGCAGTTGGTGCTAGATAGCCTCGAGTAGAAATCCCTGCTTTGCACTGTACCTCGCAACAGAAGGGCATTGCTGGCTACAAAAGAGGTGCTGGCAAGCAGTGTAACTTTCTGTTCCGGAAAACCGAATTATGTCTGGAcaaaggtctttttttttttttttgctcgaggCAATATGTCAGTTCTGTTCTGGCCACTAAATATATAGTTTATGTTGCAGCATTTTGTCACATCCATTCTTTTCGTGGGCTTAAGTTGCATTCCCTAGAGCAAAAAAAACCCCACCAAATATGTTCATACTCTTCGTGAAAAACACCATCCACTTAGAAGTTAAAAGCAGTGATATTAAGAGAAATTGGTGGTTGTGTGAAGTTCATGCTATGGTGCTGTGCTGAGCACAAGTTCGAAAGTTGGATTCCTGGCTGCCACAGCTGTGTTTTGATGGGGCCAAAATGTAGCAGTGAGTGTGTGCTTAGATATAAGTGCATGTTACAGAACCCCAGTTGGCCAAAACATGGGAGTCCTCCACAATGCCATCTCTCATAGCCCCAGTGTCACTTTGGGATGTTAAACTCCATGAGTTGATGATCAGAATTAAATGTTCCTGGCTAAACAAGGCACTGAAACACACAAAGTTCATCAGATATGCTCATTATTTTTGGACTTGCATAGAACTTGAGCATGTAGCCTGGTAGAGCATTTACCAGTGAAGACACTTGTGTGCATACATGTGGCATTCTATAATGTCAAAATTTATAAATTAGCAATTTTATGTAGTGTACATAATGTGAATCATTGTTATGTTTACATTGCTGTTTTACACACCACTGAAGTCTAATGTGCCCACATGTAATGAGCTCTTGCTTAAAGCCTGTTCCACATGGTGCGATTTCACTTGCGAATTTGTAGATGCAGCAAATGTGCTGTCAGCTCTTCCGTGCGCTCAATTTTTCGATGTTCAGAGGTACTGAACCTTTCTGCAAACTTGCATATCTGGCGTTGGATGTGGAACCAATAACAATGTGGATCGTCCAACATTTTACTGTGGCCTGCCTGCTTTTATTGGTTTGATAGAGTGACAAGTTcaaatacacacacaaaaaaaaaatgttatacaaaaacagtttctcttttgttttactttttcgCCGAAGCGGACTGAATGAATGAAGCGAACTGAACAACGTGAAAATTGTTTTGAGTTATTCTGTATGAGCTTGAAAAATCATTGCTTTGAATTGTTCTTTTTGAGCTTGTTTCCGTTGCAGTCTTTGTAAGCAGGGGGTGACGGCACAAGTCAAGCTGCTAAAATGCAGCCTTTTTCAAGCTATCCTCACCATTTAGGTACATTTTTGTTATGTACTGATGTGCCATAATGGTGAAATAAAGCAAATCTCAAACTCTCAAATAATCCCTACGCCAAGAATAATTCAGTCTCCCACTAGGATCTTGCAGCTGCTGCGATCGTTTCATGTGAAACACCAATCCAAAGTTTGCATTTGCAGAACTCACAGTTGCAAAAAACGCAGTGCAAGAACGCTGCATGTCCAACAGGCATTATTAAGACAAGTGTGTAACCGTAATTCTTGTGGAGAGTTTCAAAGAGATGCCCACAGAAGACAAGGATCAAAGTTGCAATGTCTTGCCTTGCACTTGAAGAATGAAAAGGTATCAGGTTTTCAAACTGTGGAAAAGTGAAGGTGTTTTGTCACCAACAAGGATGCCACAGTATCTAATGTAAGCACCACGGGACGTTTTGTGTTCAGCATTCCAATAACATAAGCATCGGATATTAAACAAAATGCTCGAACCAATGCATATGTCCTTTGCTGCAAAAGGATATGCATATGCACACTGCTCAATGTATCAGGCTTATCAGGTAGCAGGGAAGTTGGCCTACATAAAGAACAAAATACTAACTGCACTGCCAACACATCCATTGTTCCTAGATGAACTTTGCTGCCTGCTTATATCAATAGCTGAAGTGTCTCAACTATGTGTGCAATGTGTCCCCCCCCCCTGCAATATCGATTATCACCCATGCTGTGTTTCTTGTGTCTGTCCTGCGGCAGATAGGTGTAACAAAGTAAGGCAGCTTCTCAGAAAAGTAAAAGAGTAATGCTGCACAGTGAATCTGTTCTTGCAGCAGCACTGGTACCATGAGTGCACTAATTTTATTGGTTTTACCGTTCTACTTCCCAAGGCTGCAGAGTGGGCTTCAAGGACTGGACAGCTCTTGGTTAACATTGACCACTTCGAAACTAAAAGCAAAAGCCAGTTTTGCATTCAACCCCATCAGAATGCAGCTGCCAGTCAAGAAATGAACTCAAGATTTTGTGCTCTACAGCagaacactatagccactgagccaaaGCAGCATGTATTAGCCACTAATTGAGTCACTCTCACACGTTGGCATTCAGCTGAAAATATTTGCCACATCGAAACAACCAATCGTACATATCAAGGCACAGATATTCAAGAGTGAAGGAACAGCATCCCAG
The DNA window shown above is from Dermacentor silvarum isolate Dsil-2018 chromosome 1, BIME_Dsil_1.4, whole genome shotgun sequence and carries:
- the LOC119460574 gene encoding RING finger protein 145; the protein is MRPSRAQVEAAVGIIMRVPGLFIIDYWWQHDRNKSVPQSMSLPGVLNAVLTNLVLVHGFLLLLLPIPRVRSLYTNFVSALLLLSSHLLSKYYIQMETSLSRHLDVDESFARRQVTAFLAHIVLACMVFALLESRSRPMLPILSCYTLPVLARVLDFPPESLEVLHNFGNALMCVSVACYLYSQVPSLISFLKDTYLDTLLLTMRFGWIGLMTLFWNKLFVPTHFLVFWLIEFCVKLAESYPTWESPWYLLALSSASNVCSSPVTLVASSVTVSYLAYLTLSGTKAFLHGSFTFLNDNPMHSGWTEGITMLLLALQTGLTEIKMPSRVAVLLIILFIVMSSMLQSVLEITEPVVLALSASQSRQVGRHVRTLGMCTFLVAFPLHITWRLSTLFPIDFWMMIVLSSCILTSVQVVGLLVIYGLFVYDAWRTEPWEALDDVIYVARAVTKILEFLVALFVVGMGFWESTTGKWNWANASILLVHCYFNVWQRMQAGWKSFLLRREAVRKTESLPEATPEQLLLHNDVCSICYSEMRSACITKCQHFFHRTCLRKWLYIQDKCPLCHAHVSLENGELGLASDPEPPAAPDETNRADAS